The following proteins are co-located in the Myxococcus fulvus genome:
- a CDS encoding serine/threonine-protein kinase — MARPVEPPPLEGPVRFGPYTLVRRIGAGGMGEVFLAREEGPRRACVVKKVLPQLMESPQFVGRFRDEARVVVRLTHPNIARVYAMGEVEGQLYLSMEYVRGKTLSRLSYRLRQLARMMPLGIVLHLGERLCEGLAYAHDATDEDGHPLHLVHRDLSPANVCISYAGEVKIIDFGAAQSTLKEQQTAPRVVIGNLTYMSPEQARKRFVDRRADVYAVGVLLWELFAWKPLSQRGDPVERWRRAAYPQWEPAGKHREGLPSSIEAFLAKALTSEPANRFPDAAAMGAELARLKAKLAPGVGDAELGKLLALVFPREKKAEETLLEELLREEAKRTNTEPQLVATLAPPTALAFEHNAIYTPDDFVPSERVQVGPAPTAEDDETIRERGGTARGGGAIRERGGRTGIGDDEPTHAMSRPGRGDEVPTLRSGRTGTSHVGGPSGLGDDEPTHAMSRPGRADEVPPLRGGRTGASDIGPSRVGGSSGLGDGERTHAGGRPGLRGDLSTLREGGAGPGDDEATHASGRPGRGDEVPALRGGGAGAGDDEPTRTSGGPGRGDEVPTLRGGGAGAGDTEPTRASGKPGRGDEASALRGGGGDDEPTRANGRPGLGDDIPTLRGGSATPSDVELIQARGTPRLGDEAPTLRQGGTGPGDDEPTHAVGRPGRGVVEPTPSHRARGPGDDEPTRTETDGRRLGHAGPDTEPMRGMGRSEVTRGPGDDEPTLAMRGPATTPPSRPESGHGEGWRLADEDEPTAVAVPPRVVAADPSITLPLDIEAIESRTAQYGVDTGAPRAASKPNIEATEALDAAKVLVAIEKQAHAARASAPRPEDTVTPAMPSTHPRRAPRETQVGFGIDISQTVSTQAIEARRLELVRAITGEDEAPVVEPERPSGRWLQAPRLGLALALFVGAALVGLFVVWLTVWR; from the coding sequence TTGGCCAGACCGGTTGAGCCTCCGCCCCTGGAGGGGCCCGTTCGTTTCGGTCCCTACACCCTGGTGCGCCGCATCGGCGCCGGGGGGATGGGGGAGGTCTTCCTCGCGCGCGAGGAGGGCCCTCGGCGCGCCTGTGTGGTGAAGAAGGTCCTGCCGCAGTTGATGGAGAGCCCCCAGTTCGTGGGGCGCTTCCGCGACGAGGCCCGGGTGGTGGTGCGGCTGACGCACCCGAACATCGCCCGGGTGTATGCGATGGGCGAGGTGGAGGGGCAGCTCTACCTGTCGATGGAGTACGTGCGCGGCAAGACGCTCAGCCGCCTGTCGTATCGGCTGCGGCAGCTCGCGCGGATGATGCCCTTGGGCATCGTGCTGCATCTGGGCGAGCGGCTGTGTGAGGGATTGGCGTACGCGCACGACGCGACGGACGAGGACGGGCACCCGTTGCATCTGGTGCACCGGGACTTGTCTCCGGCGAACGTGTGCATCAGCTACGCGGGCGAGGTGAAGATCATCGACTTCGGCGCGGCGCAGTCCACGCTGAAGGAGCAGCAGACGGCGCCCCGGGTGGTGATTGGGAATCTGACGTACATGTCGCCGGAGCAGGCGCGAAAGCGCTTCGTGGACCGGCGCGCGGACGTGTACGCGGTGGGGGTGTTGTTGTGGGAGCTGTTCGCGTGGAAGCCGTTGTCCCAGCGGGGAGACCCGGTGGAGCGGTGGCGGCGCGCGGCGTATCCGCAGTGGGAGCCGGCGGGGAAGCATCGGGAGGGGCTGCCGTCGAGCATCGAGGCGTTCCTGGCGAAGGCGCTGACGTCGGAGCCGGCGAACCGCTTCCCGGACGCGGCGGCGATGGGCGCGGAGCTGGCGCGCTTGAAGGCGAAGCTGGCGCCCGGGGTGGGAGACGCGGAGCTCGGGAAGTTGTTGGCGCTGGTGTTCCCGAGGGAGAAGAAGGCGGAGGAGACGCTGCTCGAGGAGTTGCTGCGCGAGGAGGCGAAGCGCACGAACACCGAGCCGCAGCTGGTGGCCACGCTGGCGCCGCCGACGGCGCTCGCGTTCGAGCACAACGCCATCTACACGCCGGATGACTTCGTCCCGTCCGAGCGCGTCCAGGTGGGCCCCGCGCCGACGGCCGAGGACGACGAGACGATTCGTGAGCGGGGTGGGACGGCGAGGGGCGGCGGGGCGATTCGTGAGCGGGGTGGACGGACGGGTATCGGCGATGACGAGCCGACGCACGCGATGAGCAGGCCTGGGCGCGGAGACGAAGTCCCGACGCTTCGGAGCGGGCGCACAGGCACGAGTCATGTCGGTGGCCCATCGGGCCTGGGGGATGACGAGCCGACGCACGCGATGAGCAGGCCCGGGCGCGCGGATGAAGTGCCACCGCTTCGAGGCGGACGCACGGGCGCGAGTGATATCGGGCCGTCGCGTGTCGGCGGTTCATCCGGCCTCGGCGATGGCGAGCGGACGCACGCGGGTGGCAGGCCAGGGCTCCGTGGTGACCTCTCCACGCTGCGCGAAGGAGGGGCGGGGCCTGGCGACGATGAAGCGACGCACGCGAGTGGCAGGCCCGGACGCGGAGATGAAGTCCCCGCGCTTCGTGGTGGCGGCGCGGGCGCTGGTGACGATGAGCCAACACGGACGAGCGGCGGGCCTGGACGCGGAGATGAAGTCCCCACCCTTCGTGGTGGCGGTGCGGGCGCTGGCGACACTGAGCCAACACGCGCGAGTGGCAAGCCTGGGCGTGGAGATGAAGCTTCGGCGCTTCGTGGTGGCGGTGGCGACGATGAGCCAACACGCGCGAATGGGAGGCCCGGGCTCGGAGACGACATCCCCACGCTTCGCGGAGGGAGCGCGACCCCGAGCGATGTCGAGTTGATACAGGCGCGCGGGACCCCGCGGCTCGGGGACGAAGCCCCGACGCTTCGGCAGGGCGGTACGGGGCCGGGCGATGACGAACCGACGCATGCCGTCGGCAGACCGGGGCGCGGAGTCGTCGAGCCGACTCCCTCGCACAGGGCTCGAGGCCCTGGCGACGACGAACCGACGCGCACTGAAACAGATGGACGCCGCTTGGGGCACGCGGGCCCGGACACCGAACCCATGCGCGGCATGGGACGGAGTGAGGTCACCCGTGGTCCCGGGGACGACGAGCCGACCCTCGCGATGCGAGGCCCAGCGACCACCCCTCCCAGCCGACCGGAATCGGGGCACGGAGAGGGATGGCGACTCGCCGACGAGGACGAACCCACCGCTGTCGCCGTGCCTCCGCGTGTGGTGGCGGCCGACCCCTCCATCACCCTCCCGCTCGATATCGAGGCCATCGAGTCACGGACCGCGCAATATGGCGTCGACACCGGAGCGCCGCGAGCCGCGTCTAAACCCAACATCGAAGCCACCGAGGCGCTCGATGCCGCGAAGGTCCTGGTGGCCATCGAGAAGCAGGCTCACGCCGCGCGGGCCAGCGCCCCAAGGCCCGAGGACACCGTGACGCCCGCCATGCCGAGCACGCACCCCAGGCGTGCCCCACGGGAGACGCAGGTGGGCTTCGGCATCGACATCTCGCAGACGGTGTCCACCCAGGCCATCGAGGCCCGCAGGCTGGAGCTGGTCCGAGCCATCACCGGAGAAGACGAGGCGCCCGTCGTCGAACCCGAGCGCCCATCCGGACGCTGGCTCCAGGCGCCTCGACTCGGGCTCGCCCTGGCGCTGTTCGTGGGCGCGGCCCTGGTGGGCCTGTTCGTGGTCTGGCTGACGGTGTGGCGGTGA
- a CDS encoding GNAT family N-acetyltransferase, producing the protein MRIEHVEKLTAAELSGSDFSFDVEEEAVAPFDGPTLSRTVPVTRYTKRYELEADLVETTDPAQSLIVVARSDGQVAGYILVSRAWNHCAQVDDFAVARSHRRQGLARALMDEAVRWTRERGLQTIRLETQSNNVPACRFYERYGFRLGGFDRYLYSAIPSQPRPEVALFWYLRVSPSPPSGS; encoded by the coding sequence ATGCGAATCGAACACGTCGAGAAGCTCACCGCGGCGGAGTTGAGCGGCTCGGATTTCTCGTTCGACGTAGAAGAAGAAGCCGTGGCTCCGTTCGACGGGCCCACCTTGAGCAGGACCGTCCCGGTCACGCGCTACACGAAGCGATACGAGCTGGAGGCCGACCTCGTCGAGACCACGGACCCGGCGCAGTCCTTGATTGTCGTGGCCCGGAGTGACGGCCAGGTCGCGGGCTACATCCTGGTCTCCCGCGCCTGGAATCACTGCGCCCAGGTCGATGACTTCGCGGTCGCGCGCTCCCATCGCCGTCAGGGGCTGGCTCGCGCCCTGATGGATGAGGCGGTCCGCTGGACGCGTGAGCGCGGTCTCCAGACGATTCGGCTCGAGACCCAGTCCAACAATGTCCCGGCGTGCCGCTTCTACGAGCGGTACGGTTTCAGGCTGGGCGGGTTCGACCGCTACCTCTACTCCGCGATTCCCTCCCAGCCACGACCGGAGGTCGCCTTGTTCTGGTACCTCCGCGTCAGTCCGTCACCGCCATCCGGTAGCTGA